Proteins encoded within one genomic window of Coffea arabica cultivar ET-39 unplaced genomic scaffold, Coffea Arabica ET-39 HiFi ptg000114l, whole genome shotgun sequence:
- the LOC113703214 gene encoding uncharacterized protein: MGTLSGNLQRPIIAASAVCIASISSDFREKFWPNKSSETCSSSEQSSSSSSLLSVSIDAQKSSWVSKVSVSKLANLAFATRIRVPVPDIYSRIPVSSSCSFPGWLYSSVASSPALINSYQSAELAKAAKPASYVYDVNSSPSEVLYRWHLPEPKAVDVSGSSDCSSVKSRTVVVLLGWLGAKQKHLNRYAEWYTSRGFHAITFTFPMSEILSYQVGGKAEQDIELLVNHLADWLEEDGKNLVFHTFSNTGWLTYGVVLEKLQRSDPNLMGRIKGCIVDSAPVAAPDPQVWASGFSAAFLKKNSVATKGATSEQSANMSKTNKTIVGETKPELTETALLVVLKKFFEVVLNLPTVNRRLSDVLSLLTSQQPSCPQLYIYSSADRVIPAGSVESFIDGQRKNGRKVRACNFISTPHVDHFRNDPKLYSSQLTQFLDDCVLTCCRNS, from the exons ATGGGTACCTTGTCTGGGAACCTTCAAAGGCCGATAATTGCAGCCTCTGCTGTTTGCATAGCTTCTATTTCATCTGATTTTCGTGAAAAATTTTGGCCGAATAAATCATCAGAAACATGTTCTTCCTCAGAACAATCGAGTTCGTCTTCGTCTTTGTTATCTGTTTCGATAGATGCACAAAAATCATCTTGGGTGTCTAAGGTATCAGTGTCAAAGCTTGCTAACTTGGCATTTGCGACAAGAATTCGTGTTCCCGTGCCTGACATATATAGCCGCATACCTGTCTCAAGTTCTTGTTCTTTTCCTGGATGGTTATATTCGTCTGTAGCCTCGTCCCCTGCTTTAATTAACTCGTATCAATCGGCTGAGTTGGCGAAAGCCGCCAAGCCGGCTTCTTACGTGTATGATGTGAATTCCTCACCATCAGAGGTATTGTATAGATGGCATTTGCCAGAGCCAAAGGCTGTTGATGTATCTGGTAGTTCTGATTGTTCATCAGTAAAATCTAGGACAGTGGTGGTTTTGCTTGGGTGGTTAGGTGCAAAGCAGAAGCATCTGAATAGATATGCAGAGTGGTACACCTCGAGAGGTTTTCATGCCATTACGTTTACATTCCCAATGTCCGAGATTCTAAGCTATCAAGTTGGAGGAAAAGCTGAGCAAGATATAGAATTGCTTGTTAACCATTTGGCTGATTGGTTGGAAGAGGATGGGAAGAACTTGGTATTTCACACTTTCAGCAATACAGGGTGGTTGAC ATATGGTGTTGTCTTGGAGAAGCTTCAGAGAAGTGATCCAAACTTAATGGGAAGGATTAAGGGCTGTATTGTGGATTCTGCTCCTGTTGCAGCTCCTGATCCACAG GTCTGGGCTTCTGGATTCTCTGCAGCTTTTCTGAAAAAGAATAGTGTTGCAACAAAAGGTGCAACGAGTGAGCAAAGTGCAAATATgtcaaaaacaaacaaaactatTGTGGGAGAAACCAAGCCGGAGTTGACTGAAACTGCACTCTTAGTGGTCCTCAAGAAGTTTTTTGAGGTGGTTTTGAATCTTCCTACAGTAAATAG GAGGTTGTCTGATGTTCTTAGTTTGTTGACATCACAACAACCTAGCTGTCCACAGCTATATATTTACAGCTCAGCAGATAGAGTCATTCCTGCCGGATCGGTTGAATCCTTTATTGATGGCCAGCGGAAGAATGGGCGCAAGGTCAGAGCCTGCAACTTCATTTCCACACCCCATGTCGACCATTTCCGGAATGACCCAAAATTGTATTCTTCTCAGCTCACACAGTTTTTAGATGATTGTGTGCTGACTTGCTGCAGAAATTCTTGA